Part of the Erwinia amylovora genome is shown below.
GAAGAATAAGGCGCTGCCGGTCGGTACGCTGCTGGTGGAACTTGTCTACGTGGTGGAAGCCCAGGCACCGAAGCATCTGCAGCTCACCCGCTTCCTGCCGCCAACGCCTGTCCGTATGCTGATTGACCGCAAGGGCACCAATCTGGCGGCAAAAGTCGAGTTTGAGAGCTTCAACCGCCAGCTTAATGCGGTCAACCGCCATACCGGCAGCAAGCTGGTGAGCGCGGTGCAGTCGGATGTGCATGACATTATCACCCTGTCGGAAGATCAGGCCGCCGCAGAGGCGCGTAAAGTGATCGACGCCGCCCGTCAGGAAGCCGACGAGAAGCTGAGCGCCGAACTGTCACGCCTGCAGGCACTGAGCGCGGTGAATCCGAACATCCGCCAGGATGAAATTGACGCGCTGGAAAGCAACCGGCAGCAGGTGTTGAGCAATCTCGATGAAGCGGGCTGGCGTCTCGACGCGCTGCGTCTGATCGTCGTGACGCACCAATAAACCAAACGGGGCCAGCCCACGCTGGCCCCGATGAGAATTCTATGGAACCCTACAATCCCCCGCTGGAACCCTGGCTGCACGTCCTCTATCAGGACGAACACATCATCGTGGTGAACAAACCCAGCGGCCTGCTGTCGGTGCCGGGACGGCTTGCCGAGTACAAGGACAGCGTGATGACGCGCGTGCAGCGTGATTATCCGGCGGCAGAATCGGTTCACCGTCTGGATATGGCCACCAGCGGCGTGATGGTGGTGGCGTTAACCAAAGCCGCCGAGCGCGAGCTGAAGCGCCAGTTCCGCGAACGCGAGCCGCAAAAAACCTATGTGGCGCGCGTTTGGGGGCATCCGCAGCCGGAAAGCGGATCGGTGGATTTACCGCTGATTTGCGACTGGCCGAACAGGCCCAAACAGAAGGTGTGTTTTGAAACAGGTAAATCTGCGCAGACTGAATATCAGGTGCTGGACTACGCCAGCGATCACAGCGCGCGCGTCCGGCTAAAACCTGTTACCGGGCGCTCGCACCAGCTGCGCGTGCATATGCTGGCGCTTGGCCATCCGATCCTGGGCGATAACTTCTATGCTCATGATGAAGCGCGGGCGATGGCACCGCGACTGCAACTGCATGCCGAAAGCCTGAGCATCACCCATCCGCACTACCGCACGCCGATGACCTTTCGCCAGCCGGCAGATTTTTGACGCCGCTGGCATCACGGCAGCCAACCCATGCACTTTTGACAAATTTCGCCAGACGTAGGCGGCACCGTCAGTTCAGGTGCGGGCGGTGCGTCAAAACCGCGGCATACCCGAAGTAAGTGAGGATTAACGTGCCGCCCAAGCCCGACATGACCAGTAACCCTGCCCGGTTACTTAAAGGCTTTTTCGCGTTTGATCAGGTCATATGCCGCCTGAATCTCCTGCGCTTTCTGCTTCGCCATCTCCATCATCTCTGGCGGTAATCCCTTCGCCACCAGCTTGTCCGGGTGATGTTCACTCATCAGCTTGCGGTAGGCCCGCTTAATGGTGGTGGCATCATCGCTGCTTTTCACCCCGAGCATATTGCAGGCGTCTTCCAGCGTCGGGCCGCGCTGCCCCCGGCCATGGTAGCCGCCTTGCGAAGACCCGCCGCTCTGGTAACCACCGCCAAACTGCTGGCCGCTTTCCATCATGCGCAAGAACTGATCGAACTGCGTGCGCGAGATGCCCAGCTCTTCGGCAATGACGTACAGCACCTGGCGCTCGTTAGGATGCA
Proteins encoded:
- the rluA gene encoding bifunctional tRNA pseudouridine(32) synthase/23S rRNA pseudouridine(746) synthase RluA; this encodes MEPYNPPLEPWLHVLYQDEHIIVVNKPSGLLSVPGRLAEYKDSVMTRVQRDYPAAESVHRLDMATSGVMVVALTKAAERELKRQFREREPQKTYVARVWGHPQPESGSVDLPLICDWPNRPKQKVCFETGKSAQTEYQVLDYASDHSARVRLKPVTGRSHQLRVHMLALGHPILGDNFYAHDEARAMAPRLQLHAESLSITHPHYRTPMTFRQPADF